Proteins co-encoded in one Bacillus spongiae genomic window:
- a CDS encoding response regulator transcription factor has product MERTVLIVDDDQDIVMLISESLKFENYKTTYAHNGKEALEILQNKKIDIVILDIMMPHMDGIEVCKKIREVSNIPILLLSAKDRDIDKIIGLEIGADDYITKPFNVNELVARVRAHFRKMDRILDELTQEQESMTNFSSLSLNKNTYEVYLQGEKLNFSTKEFQLLDFLATHPNQVFSREQIYQNVWEADYGDLNNVTVHIKNIRRKLGKDHDYIKTIWGVGYKFSLEGKAQ; this is encoded by the coding sequence ATGGAAAGAACGGTATTAATCGTGGATGATGATCAAGATATTGTTATGCTGATATCAGAATCGTTAAAATTTGAAAATTATAAAACAACTTATGCACATAATGGGAAAGAAGCATTAGAAATCCTTCAAAATAAAAAAATAGACATTGTCATTTTAGACATAATGATGCCTCATATGGATGGCATCGAAGTGTGTAAAAAAATCCGAGAGGTAAGTAATATACCGATATTACTTCTTAGTGCAAAGGATCGTGACATTGATAAGATTATCGGTTTAGAAATAGGAGCAGATGATTATATTACAAAGCCATTTAATGTGAACGAACTAGTTGCTCGGGTAAGGGCTCATTTTAGGAAAATGGATAGGATATTAGACGAATTAACACAGGAGCAAGAGAGCATGACCAATTTTTCGTCTCTATCGTTAAACAAAAATACGTATGAGGTCTACCTTCAAGGAGAAAAACTAAATTTTTCAACGAAGGAGTTTCAATTGCTCGATTTTTTAGCAACACATCCGAATCAAGTATTTAGCCGAGAACAAATTTATCAAAACGTTTGGGAAGCGGATTATGGGGACCTTAACAATGTTACCGTGCATATAAAAAACATTCGGAGAAAATTGGGTAAGGATCATGATTATATTAAAACGATATGGGGAGTAGGATATAAGTTTTCACTCGAAGGAAAAGCACAATGA
- a CDS encoding HAMP domain-containing sensor histidine kinase: MKLKYHIPLLFLIIALLFFFVVLLYIKIEVREKITSEISESNQAFIDKHSQIAQEVGKRYPDQEEIVRYLEELGEKEELIIKLIDPEFKDIIYEFNAIEKEITTGDRWLPVKTSDGEEIVLFLSAERKLEEINNEIFRLAIDMFLFVLITNIIISILLTLYFHDTITRPITNLINRFKRVNLHETLPKIEMSGKGEIGELYNRFYELESRLQRVHIEQTNMLTAIAHDLKTPLTTISGFLELSLSSKNHTSEQREEFLKVVQKKSTFMTDLVNEFSSYAENIIALQEMNRSEMNISHFLHSIGEEYEAELSGLGYTFNWKHNVSDKLTILGNEKFLRRIFANIVSNSIKYAENEELTIQLEGIEKQDSVVITLEDNGVGVNEEDYPLLFQKFFTVDQSRQREKGGTGLGLAIVKSIVESHEGTVYAYRSKELGGLGIKVTLPIVSKDS, from the coding sequence ATGAAGTTAAAATATCACATTCCTTTATTGTTTCTTATCATCGCTCTGCTGTTCTTCTTTGTCGTTCTTCTTTACATCAAAATTGAAGTAAGGGAGAAGATTACAAGCGAAATATCTGAAAGCAATCAAGCATTTATTGACAAGCATAGTCAAATTGCTCAAGAGGTTGGAAAGCGGTACCCTGATCAAGAAGAAATTGTTCGTTATTTAGAAGAGCTCGGAGAAAAAGAAGAGCTAATCATTAAATTAATTGATCCTGAATTCAAGGATATCATCTATGAATTTAATGCCATTGAAAAAGAAATTACAACCGGTGATCGCTGGTTACCAGTTAAAACATCTGACGGAGAGGAAATTGTTCTTTTTTTATCTGCTGAGAGGAAGTTAGAAGAAATAAATAATGAAATATTTAGACTAGCGATTGATATGTTTCTCTTTGTATTAATTACAAATATTATTATCTCTATCTTACTAACGCTCTATTTTCACGACACGATTACACGACCTATTACGAACTTAATCAACCGATTTAAAAGAGTTAATTTACATGAAACGTTACCGAAAATCGAGATGAGCGGAAAAGGTGAAATAGGGGAACTATACAATCGTTTTTATGAATTAGAGTCCCGCCTTCAACGTGTGCATATTGAACAAACGAATATGTTAACGGCCATTGCACATGATTTAAAAACCCCTTTGACGACAATTAGTGGGTTTTTAGAGCTTTCACTTTCATCCAAAAATCATACTTCTGAGCAAAGAGAAGAATTTCTGAAGGTTGTTCAAAAAAAATCGACCTTTATGACAGACCTTGTAAATGAATTTTCCAGTTACGCTGAGAATATTATTGCTTTACAGGAAATGAATCGTAGTGAAATGAATATTAGTCATTTCTTACATTCAATAGGAGAAGAGTATGAAGCTGAATTATCAGGTTTAGGCTATACTTTCAACTGGAAACATAATGTATCTGATAAACTAACCATTTTAGGTAATGAAAAGTTTCTACGTCGCATATTTGCAAACATCGTGAGCAACTCGATTAAATATGCTGAAAACGAGGAACTAACCATTCAGCTAGAAGGAATTGAAAAGCAGGATTCAGTTGTTATCACATTGGAAGATAACGGGGTCGGTGTAAACGAGGAAGACTACCCGCTTTTGTTTCAAAAGTTTTTCACTGTCGATCAATCTAGACAAAGAGAAAAGGGAGGGACCGGGCTAGGTCTTGCCATTGTTAAGTCGATTGTCGAAAGTCACGAGGGGACGGTTTATGCTTATCGATCAAAGGAATTAGGTGGTTTAGGAATTAAGGTTACGTTGCCTATAGTGAGCAAAGATTCTTAA
- a CDS encoding histidine phosphatase family protein, producing the protein MIYVVRHGQTDLNKERRMQGRLGLPLNEQGVEQANNLRDKLQPIKFDLVFSSPQERAIQTAEIVTDLKATVDPSLDVFDLGEADRIKIKDVKMDGNIPDSSVYKGVEEPSHFIKRVFRFMTELEEQNKKRELNILLSGHRCTTGCIGAYFEGVPADGNILRYSSNNGDYKLYQFT; encoded by the coding sequence ATGATTTATGTTGTCAGGCATGGACAAACGGATTTAAATAAAGAAAGAAGAATGCAAGGACGATTAGGACTGCCTTTAAATGAGCAAGGGGTGGAACAAGCGAATAATTTAAGAGATAAATTGCAACCGATTAAATTTGACTTAGTCTTTTCCTCACCGCAAGAAAGAGCCATTCAAACAGCTGAGATAGTAACAGATTTGAAAGCGACGGTGGATCCAAGTTTAGACGTCTTTGATTTAGGTGAAGCGGACAGAATCAAAATAAAAGATGTAAAAATGGACGGAAATATTCCAGATTCAAGTGTATATAAAGGGGTGGAAGAACCTAGTCATTTTATCAAACGTGTTTTTCGTTTCATGACTGAACTTGAAGAACAAAATAAAAAAAGAGAACTGAATATATTACTATCTGGACATCGGTGTACAACGGGATGTATAGGCGCCTACTTTGAAGGTGTACCAGCCGATGGAAATATTTTAAGGTATTCATCAAATAACGGAGACTATAAATTATATCAATTTACATAA
- a CDS encoding MMPL family transporter, with protein sequence MMKHIVHYRWGIALLWIIITFILFTTMPNVDQLVREKGQPKIPDEYSSVVSKQLINELENQSTDSDRVDVVLVFHEDTALTEQQMTSIENEIKELKVKENELGINAIATHFVNDELTDQFVSEDKTTVMAVLNMDRSDRKISELREDLQTELEDSEVQTYLTGNEFINEDQIQTAGEGVKKTEVFTVLFIIVVLIFVFRSPVTPIISLLTVGITYICSLSIVAHLVDKLQFPFSTTTQTFLILVLFGIGTDYNILLLSRFKEELSKGIAVKDAIIQTFKTAGKTVLYSALAVFVGFSILGFAKFSVFQSSVAVAVAVATLVVALYTLMPFFMMVLGRFMFWPVKQNHSHGESKIWIRLGRFSIARPLISLIIVAIVTIPVIVLSNSESSYNSLEEVSDSYESVQGFAILSEKFSQGKALPSTVVIKSDVPLNTNEQLDWIDDLTEKINEIEGVEKVYSPTRPKGERIEELYMENQVDEVGSGLSSANDGIDGISEGLSEASEELSGPSDSSEVDELIKGTEEMIDSVDQLNAALQTVGEGVSRGANGSLQLANSVATIETSMTELNTVTMDLHSSYTELQNGYTLMGNSYLTLSNQLSAFQSTIKGLKLVATELQNDYPELQEDANMMKLHAILDSTSESLKSMINGLAQLNNQLVNTNKSFQQANEGLSSLTNGQAQISSGLIEIEQNLRELSKGLDEGNQGQEAIITNMASLQAGLGTMQNGQLQLKSGLKELSIGMKELEEGLTKSTEGLDEISSGLMEATSYLEELTVEEDASTFTIPQEMLEGEYQQVLDQYMSENRHLVKMTLELSVDPYSQEAMAIIDEVDELITKEIQTVEHMNTSFAIGGISSINNDLDSIAKDDFIRTVSFMLIGILLVLIVILREFWTPVMIIGSLILGYYTALSMTELLFVNAFGYDGLSWTIPFFSFIMITALGVDYSIFLMMRYKENQHLPPVEALLLSKKQIGNVVISAAVILSGTFAAMYPAGVLSLTQIATVVIIGLTLLTFIMLPVFIPALFSIKYKTRQSRRKKSREIEGEI encoded by the coding sequence ATGATGAAGCATATAGTTCATTATCGATGGGGGATTGCTCTTCTGTGGATTATTATTACGTTTATATTGTTCACAACGATGCCAAATGTCGATCAATTAGTGAGAGAGAAAGGGCAACCGAAAATTCCAGATGAGTATTCCTCTGTTGTGTCGAAACAGTTGATCAATGAATTAGAAAACCAATCAACAGATTCGGATAGAGTGGATGTTGTACTTGTTTTTCATGAAGACACAGCACTAACGGAACAGCAAATGACAAGTATTGAAAATGAGATAAAAGAATTAAAGGTCAAAGAAAATGAATTAGGCATTAATGCCATTGCTACGCATTTTGTAAATGATGAATTGACTGATCAATTTGTATCTGAAGACAAAACAACGGTTATGGCTGTTCTTAATATGGATAGGTCAGATAGGAAGATTAGTGAATTACGTGAAGACCTCCAAACGGAGTTAGAGGATAGTGAAGTTCAAACGTATTTAACAGGAAATGAATTTATTAATGAAGATCAAATTCAAACGGCAGGTGAAGGGGTAAAGAAAACAGAAGTATTTACCGTGCTTTTTATTATTGTGGTATTAATTTTCGTTTTTCGTTCACCTGTAACACCCATCATTTCCTTACTAACGGTGGGTATTACGTATATATGTTCTTTGAGTATTGTCGCGCATCTCGTTGATAAGCTTCAGTTCCCATTTTCTACTACGACTCAAACATTTTTAATCTTAGTATTATTTGGAATTGGAACGGATTATAACATTTTACTATTGAGCAGATTTAAGGAGGAATTAAGCAAAGGGATAGCTGTGAAGGATGCGATTATCCAAACCTTTAAAACGGCAGGAAAAACCGTTTTATACAGTGCGTTAGCGGTGTTTGTTGGTTTTAGTATTTTAGGTTTCGCTAAATTCTCTGTGTTCCAATCCTCGGTTGCAGTAGCAGTGGCCGTTGCCACATTAGTTGTCGCTTTATACACGCTGATGCCGTTTTTTATGATGGTGCTAGGAAGGTTCATGTTTTGGCCAGTTAAACAAAACCATTCTCATGGTGAAAGTAAAATATGGATAAGGTTAGGAAGATTCTCAATTGCTAGACCTCTCATATCGTTGATAATTGTGGCCATCGTTACGATTCCTGTAATCGTGCTTTCAAATAGTGAATCATCTTATAACAGTCTTGAGGAAGTAAGTGATTCCTATGAGTCTGTGCAAGGGTTTGCTATTCTTTCAGAAAAATTTTCTCAAGGGAAAGCTTTGCCTTCTACGGTTGTAATAAAATCTGATGTACCACTTAATACAAATGAACAATTAGATTGGATTGACGACTTAACGGAGAAAATAAATGAAATAGAGGGCGTAGAAAAAGTTTATAGTCCAACTAGACCAAAGGGAGAAAGAATTGAAGAGTTATACATGGAGAATCAGGTTGACGAAGTAGGTTCAGGGCTTTCATCCGCAAATGATGGCATTGATGGAATCTCAGAAGGGCTATCAGAAGCAAGTGAAGAGTTATCGGGACCATCTGATTCTTCTGAAGTAGATGAATTAATAAAAGGCACAGAAGAAATGATTGATAGTGTAGATCAATTGAATGCTGCTCTTCAAACAGTAGGTGAAGGTGTATCAAGGGGAGCAAATGGTTCTTTACAGTTAGCCAATTCGGTTGCCACAATCGAAACGAGCATGACGGAATTAAATACCGTAACAATGGATTTACATTCGAGCTATACGGAGTTACAAAATGGCTATACCTTAATGGGAAACAGCTATTTGACTCTTTCCAATCAATTGTCAGCTTTTCAGTCAACGATTAAGGGACTGAAATTAGTCGCTACGGAGCTTCAAAACGATTATCCTGAGCTTCAAGAAGATGCCAATATGATGAAGCTACATGCTATATTGGATTCAACTTCTGAGTCTTTAAAAAGTATGATAAATGGTTTAGCACAACTTAATAACCAACTCGTAAACACGAATAAATCGTTTCAACAAGCAAATGAAGGCTTATCAAGCTTAACAAATGGGCAAGCTCAAATTTCAAGTGGATTAATCGAAATCGAACAAAATCTTCGTGAGTTATCGAAGGGTCTTGACGAAGGGAATCAAGGACAAGAGGCCATAATAACGAATATGGCGTCTTTACAAGCAGGTCTTGGAACGATGCAAAATGGTCAACTTCAACTGAAAAGTGGTTTGAAAGAGCTATCGATAGGTATGAAGGAATTAGAAGAGGGATTAACCAAAAGTACAGAAGGTTTAGATGAAATCTCATCAGGGTTAATGGAAGCAACAAGTTATTTAGAAGAGTTAACGGTTGAGGAAGATGCTTCGACATTCACGATTCCACAGGAAATGCTAGAGGGTGAATACCAGCAAGTTCTTGATCAGTATATGTCTGAAAATCGCCATTTAGTCAAAATGACGCTGGAATTATCTGTGGACCCGTATTCACAAGAGGCAATGGCTATTATAGATGAAGTAGACGAATTGATAACAAAGGAGATTCAAACAGTAGAACATATGAATACTAGCTTTGCTATTGGTGGAATTTCTTCAATAAATAATGATTTAGATTCGATTGCTAAAGATGATTTTATTCGGACTGTTTCATTCATGCTAATTGGAATTCTATTAGTTCTTATCGTCATCTTAAGGGAATTCTGGACTCCGGTCATGATTATTGGATCGTTAATATTAGGCTACTATACGGCACTATCCATGACAGAATTGTTATTTGTGAATGCCTTTGGGTATGATGGGTTATCATGGACCATTCCATTTTTCTCATTTATCATGATTACGGCTCTTGGGGTAGATTATAGTATCTTTTTAATGATGCGTTATAAGGAAAATCAGCACCTTCCTCCTGTCGAAGCACTGCTGTTGTCAAAAAAACAAATCGGGAATGTGGTAATTTCAGCAGCAGTCATTCTTAGTGGCACATTTGCAGCCATGTATCCTGCTGGTGTCTTATCATTGACTCAAATTGCCACAGTTGTCATTATAGGTTTAACTTTATTAACCTTTATCATGCTACCGGTTTTTATCCCTGCACTCTTTTCGATTAAGTATAAGACTCGGCAAAGTCGTAGAAAAAAATCTAGAGAAATAGAAGGAGAAATCTAA
- a CDS encoding YpmS family protein: MKNRWKVAFFTLLSIMLMGVSVMSYILFKPIEASSPEKKEIHSSQTNPLELTANKENLTEVIQQYINEQQQNGSVEYFVDLTDHIELFGKMAFFPSSIDFQMTFEPKVLENGDITLIQKTMSLGGMNLPVSTVLNVISRTYDMPEWIHIKPNDESIYLALTEMNLQSGLNVQAKTFDLENDDISFFINP; encoded by the coding sequence ATGAAAAATAGGTGGAAGGTGGCATTCTTTACATTACTTTCAATCATGTTAATGGGCGTGAGTGTGATGTCATATATTCTTTTCAAACCAATTGAAGCGTCAAGTCCTGAAAAAAAAGAAATCCATTCAAGTCAAACGAACCCATTAGAACTAACAGCCAATAAAGAAAATTTAACGGAAGTAATTCAGCAATATATTAATGAACAGCAACAAAATGGTTCAGTGGAATATTTTGTAGACTTAACGGACCATATCGAGTTATTCGGAAAAATGGCGTTTTTTCCTAGCTCAATCGATTTTCAAATGACCTTTGAACCAAAAGTATTAGAAAATGGTGATATCACGTTAATCCAAAAAACAATGTCTTTAGGAGGTATGAATTTACCTGTTTCCACTGTCTTAAATGTGATTAGTAGAACATATGATATGCCTGAATGGATTCACATTAAACCGAATGATGAGTCCATTTACTTGGCACTAACAGAAATGAATTTACAGAGTGGGTTAAACGTTCAAGCAAAAACGTTTGACTTAGAGAATGATGACATTTCATTTTTTATCAATCCTTAA